In Bradyrhizobium sp. 200, the sequence CCCAGCCATGACGAAGAAAGTGGAGCTCGTCGGAATTAAGAATTCATACCGTCTTTTCCGGCCACTGACAGAGGTCGTTGATCAGACACACCTCGCAACGCGGCTTGCGGGCGAGGCAGGTGTAGCGTCCGTGCAGGATCAGCCAGTGATGGGCATGCAGCATGAATTCTGACGGAATCACCTTCTCCAGCCCCAGCTCGACCTCGAGCGGCGTGTTGCCGGGCGCCAGCCCGGTGCGGTTGCCGACGCGGAATACGTGCGTGTCCACCGCCATGGTGTGTTCGCCATAGGCCATGTTGAGCACGACATTGGCGGTCTTGCGCCCCGCGCCCGGCAGCGACTCGATCCCGGCCCGCGTGCGCGGCACCCCGCCGCCGAACTCGGCGATCAGCTTTTCCGACAGCGCGATGACGTTCTTGGCCTTGTTGCGATAGAGCCCGATGGTCCTGATGTACTCGCGCACTTTCTCTTCGCCGAGCTCCAGCATCTTCTCGGGCGTATCGGCGACCGCAAACAACGCGCGCGTCGCCTTGTTGACGCCGGCATCCGTTGCCTGCGCCGACAGCACAACCGCCACCAGCAGCGTATAGGGGTTGAGATGCTCCAGCTCGCCCTTCGGCTCCGGATTGGCTTTACGGAAACGGCTGAACGCCTCGTGGACCTCGGCCAGCGTCCAAGGCTTTGGTTTCTGAGC encodes:
- the nth gene encoding endonuclease III; this encodes MAKIIRSSGGRKYSVPSVPKKVAKKAVKASPKPAAKKAPKPKAQKPKPWTLAEVHEAFSRFRKANPEPKGELEHLNPYTLLVAVVLSAQATDAGVNKATRALFAVADTPEKMLELGEEKVREYIRTIGLYRNKAKNVIALSEKLIAEFGGGVPRTRAGIESLPGAGRKTANVVLNMAYGEHTMAVDTHVFRVGNRTGLAPGNTPLEVELGLEKVIPSEFMLHAHHWLILHGRYTCLARKPRCEVCLINDLCQWPEKTV